The DNA sequence TTTGCACGCTATGGGAACCAGCCTTGAAAGGCTTGCGGACAAAACGGGTCCATTAGCACTAAAGGGGGTCTCACTTTGATTAGGCACCCAACTGCTTGGGCAATCGGTCTGATGGTGCACCGCGGTCTCAATGCTCCGCTTGTCATAGGCGGATTCATCAGCGTTAGCACAGGGGTTGCCATGTTGGTTCTCCTACCTGAGAATCGGGGAGGCAATTAGGTATGATTCAAGTTACGGCTCTGAGCAAGCGCTTCGGCAACAGGACAGCCGTGAATGAAGTTTCGTTTCAAGCGCGGCCCGGCGAGATATTTGGTCTACTTGGCGAGAATGGTGCCGGGAAGACCACCAATGCGTGCGCAACAACTTACTGACAGGCAGGGCCTAGTAGCAGGCGCTATTATCATGTCCTTGTGATACTAACACCCATCGTTTACAATTTATCTAACATGGAGGACCCTACTAGTAATACATCAATGGCTCCGTGTTCAGGTGGTCCTCACCCTCTTGGAGATACGAGCGGAAGGGGCAAGTCAAGTGCAAACCGCGAAGAATAGGTTCCCCGTAATTCTTGTAGTCCTGCTAGTGTTAATAGGAGTAATGGTAGTCACCCGCATTCCCTCGCGACCCCCAGATAGCGAGCTAGTAAGCACCGCCGACTGGTGCCCCTATTTCGTGAGAGACCTCCAGGCCCAATCGAAGGCTGGCACATTGGGCACGTTCGGCGTTAGGTCAGAGCCGATTTTTTGGGACGACTACGTCATTATTAAGCGGGCAGCGCAGGTTCTGAATATTGAACTGCGGTCAAGGGAGATTCAGAGCCTCAAAGGAATAGAGTATTTTCCGCGCTTAGAGGGCCTCACCCTTGACTCTAAGCGATTAACGCAACTCGACCTATCCCACAATGTAGCCTTAGAAAGCGCTCAAGTATTCGCACCCCTGCTGACTGCCATAAACATATCTAATAGCGTCCTGCTGCTAAGGCTTGATTTGATGAATACTGCCCTTATGGAGCTAGATGTGTCGAATAACGAGCGGCTCGGTATGCTGTTTGTCGGCACGAGTCAGCTAACCGCGTTGAATGTGT is a window from the Selenomonadales bacterium genome containing:
- a CDS encoding ATP-binding cassette domain-containing protein translates to MIQVTALSKRFGNRTAVNEVSFQARPGEIFGLLGENGAGKTTNACATTY